In a genomic window of Sarcophilus harrisii chromosome 4, mSarHar1.11, whole genome shotgun sequence:
- the PFKL gene encoding ATP-dependent 6-phosphofructokinase, liver type: MASPAIAALGGLEQLRICGAGAGRALGVLTSGGDAQGMNAAVRAVTRMGIYVGAKVFLIYEGYEGLVEGGNNIRQATWLSVSNIIQMGGTIIGSARCKAFTTREGRLAAAHNLVQHGIANLCVIGGDGSLTGANIFRMEWGSLLQQLVKEGKITEDVAQKYSHLNIVGLVGSIDNDFCGTDMTIGTDSALHRIMEVIDAITTTAQSHQRTFVLEVMGRHCGYLALVSALASGADWLFIPESPPEDGWENFMCERLGETRSRGSRLNIIIIAEGAIDRHGKPITSSYVKELVVKRLGFDTRVTVLGHVQRGGTPSAFDRVLSSKMGMEAVMALLEATPDTPGCVVTLSGNQSVRLPLMECVQVTKEVQKAMNEQRFEEAIQLRGRSFENNWNIYKLLAHQKLSQEKSNFSVAILNVGAPAAGMNAAVRSAVRIGISQGHKVYVIHDGFEGLAKGQVREVGWHDVAGWLGRGGSMLGTKRTLPKTCLEKIVENVRKYNIQALLVIGGFEAYEGVLQLVEARGRYEELCFVMCVIPATISNNVPGTDFSLGSDTAVNAAMESCDRIKQSASGTKRRVFIVETMGGYCGYLATVTGIAVGADAAYIFEDPFNIHDLKANVEHLTDKMKTDIQRGLVLRNEKSHEHYTTDFLYNLYSSEGKGVFDCRTNVLGHLQQGGAPTPFDRNYGTKLGVKAMLWMSDKLRESYRKGRVFANSADTACVIGLRKKAVAFSPVTELKKVTDFEHRMPRDQWWLDLRLMLKMLANYQISLTEYVSGKMEHVTLRTLSIEKGF; encoded by the exons GGCTACGAGGGCCTGGTGGAAGGGGGCAACAACATCCGGCAAGCCACATGGCTGAGTGTCTCCAACATCATCCAGATG GGAGGCACCATCATTGGCAGTGCCCGCTGCAAGGCATTCACCACCAGGGAGGGCCGCCTGGCTGCTGCCCACAACCTGGTCCAGCACGGCATCGCCAACCTGTGCGTCATCGGTGGGGACGGCAGCCTGACGGGGGCCAACATATTCCGGATGGAGTGGGGGAGCCTCCTGCAGCAGCTGGTGAAGGAAG GGAAGATCACTGAAGATGTGGCCCAGAAGTACTCGCACCTCAACATCGTGGGGCTGGTGGGCTCCATTGACAATGACTTCTGCGGGACAGACATGACCATTGGCACCGATTCAGCCCTTCATCGGATCATGGAAGTGATCGATGCCATCACCACCACAGCCCAGAG CCACCAGAGAACTTTTGTGCTGGAGGTGATGGGCCGGCACTGCGG GTACTTGGCCTTGGTGTCGGCCTTGGCATCGGGTGCCGACTGGCTCTTTATCCCCGAATCCCCCCCCGAGGATGGCTGGGAGAACTTCATGTGTGAGAGACTTGGGGAG ACTCGGAGCAGAGGATCCAGGCTGAACATTATCATCATCGCAGAAGGAGCCATTGACCGTCACGGGAAGCCCATAACCTCCAGTTATGTGAAGGAA CTGGTGGTTAAGCGCCTGGGATTTGACACTCGAGTGACTGTTCTGGGTCACGTGCAGCGGGGAGGGACCCCTTCTGCATTTGACCGTGTCTTG AGCAGCAAGATGGGCATGGAGGCTGTAATGGCCTTGCTGGAGGCCACACCGGATACTCCCGGCTGCGTGGTGACCCTCTCTGGGAACCAATCTGTCCGGCTGCCACTGATGGAGTGTGTCCAGGTG acaAAGGAAGTACAGAAGGCCATGAATGAGCAGAGGTTTGAGGAGGCTATCCAGCTACGTGGCAG GAGTTTTGAAAATAACTGGAACATCTATAAGCTGCTGGCCCATCAGAAACTCTCCCAGGAGAAG AGTAACTTCTCCGTCGCCATTCTGAACGTGGGGGCGCCAGCGGCCGGCATGAACGCCGCCGTGAGGTCTGCGGTACGGATCGGCATATCTCAGGGGCACAAGGTCTACGTCATCCACGATGGCTTCGAAGGCTTGGCCAAGGGACAG GTGCGGGAGGTGGGCTGGCATGATGTCGCTGGCTGGTTGGGGCGCGGAGGATCCATGCTCGGGACTAAAAG AACTCTGCCCAAAACCTGCCTGGAGAAAATTGTGGAGAACGTGCGGAAGTACAACATCCAAGCCCTGCTGGTCATTGGGGGCTTTGAG GCCTATGAGGGCGTGCTGCAGCTGGTGGAGGCCCGTGGTCGGTACGAGGAGCTCTGCTTCGTCATGTGCGTCATACCCGCCACCATCAGCAACAACGTTCCTGGCACCGACTTCAGCCTGGGCTCCGACACGGCCGTCAATGCCGCCATGGAG AGCTGTGACCGCATCAAACAGTCAGCTTCTGGCACCAAGCGGCGGGTGTTCATTGTGGAGACGATGGGAGGCTACTGTGGGTACCTGGCCACGGTGACAGGCATCGCGGTGGGGGCTGATGCCGCCTACATCTTCGAGGACCCCTTCAACATCCATGACCTGAAG GCCAACGTTGAACATCTGACGGACAAGATGAAGACGGACATCCAGCGGGGGCTGGTGCTCCG GAACGAGAAGTCCCATGAACATTACACTACGGATTTCCTGTATAACCTGTACTCCTCGGAGGGGAAGGGCGTCTTTGACTGCAGGACCAACGTCCTGGGGCACCTGCAGCAG GGAGGAGCCCCCACCCCCTTTGACCGAAACTATGGCACCAAACTCGGGGTAAAGGCCATGCTCTGGATGTCGGACAAGTTGCGAGAGTCCTACCGGAAGG GGCGGGTTTTTGCCAACTCGGCGGACACGGCCTGTGTGATTGGCCTGAGGAAGAAGGCCGTGGCTTTCAGCCCAGTCACCGAACTCAAGAAGGTCACGGATTTTGA GCACCGCATGCCCCGGGACCAGTGGTGGTTAGACCTCAGGCTGATGCTCAAGATGCTGGCCAATTACCAGATCAGCCTGACAGAGTACGTCTCTGGGAAGATGGAGCACGTCACCCTGCGCACCCTGAGCATCGAGAAGGGCTTCTGA
- the CFAP410 gene encoding cilia- and flagella-associated protein 410 isoform X2, translating into MEMGVLAPACFAFLLWAAASPIVNSISSLEPVSHCPNLSELYLRKNSIPSLDELFYLKELPRLRVLWMAENPCCGSDPRQYRMTVLRNLPGLQKLDNQTVTEEELSQALMEGKEITTAPARQASENGHAELSCELSTVDSSADTESDALSESMEETNKIREQLGMKPLPRDRFPSFSPRASSVGSRKKRVSGPGSTSPCSQYEDSPGGAPGLPTYPEAGLPSAPPENNLLNAVLLLLKELDAKELEVVQQTITRRLQALQKPELPQDR; encoded by the exons GGGCAGCCGCCTCACCGAT TGTCAATAGCATCTCCAGCCTGGAGCCCGTGAGCCACTGCCCGAACCTGAGCGAGCTCTACCTGCGGAAAAACAGCATCCCCAGCCTGGATGAGCTCTTCTACCTGAAGGAGCTGCCCCGCCTCCGAGTGCTGTGGATGGCCGAAAACCCCTGCTGTGGCTCCGACCCGCGGCAGTACCGCATGACCGTGCTCCGCAACCTGCCCGGCCTGCAGAAGCTGGACAACCAAA CTGTCACCGAAGAAGAGCTGTCACAAGCCTTGATGGAGGGCAAGGAGATCACGACCGCTCCGGCCAGGCAGGCCTCCGAAAATGGCCACGCCGAGCTCTCCTGTGAGCTGAGCACTGTTGACTCGTCCGCAGACACGGAGAGCGATGCCCTCAGCGAGAGTATGGAGGAGACCAA CAAAATCCGGGAGCAGCTCGGCATGAAGCCCCTCCCCAGGGACcggtttccttccttctccccaagagCATCATCAGTCGGTAGTCGTAAGAAGAGGGTCAGTGGGCCTGGGAGCACCTCCCCATGCAGCCAGTACGAGGACAGTCCTGGGGGAGCCCCGGGGCTCCCCACTTACCCAGAGGCTGGACTTCCGTCGGCACCCCCTGAA AACAACCTCCTGAATGCCGTCCTGCTGCTTCTGAAGGAGCTGGACGCCAAGGAGCTGGAGGTCGTCCAGCAGACCATCACCCGCCGGCTCCAGGCCCTGCAGAAACCCGAGCTGCCCCAGGATCGCTAG
- the CFAP410 gene encoding cilia- and flagella-associated protein 410 isoform X1, with protein MKLTRKMVLSRAKASELESVRKLNCWGSRLTDISICRSLPSIEVITLSVNSISSLEPVSHCPNLSELYLRKNSIPSLDELFYLKELPRLRVLWMAENPCCGSDPRQYRMTVLRNLPGLQKLDNQTVTEEELSQALMEGKEITTAPARQASENGHAELSCELSTVDSSADTESDALSESMEETNKIREQLGMKPLPRDRFPSFSPRASSVGSRKKRVSGPGSTSPCSQYEDSPGGAPGLPTYPEAGLPSAPPENNLLNAVLLLLKELDAKELEVVQQTITRRLQALQKPELPQDR; from the exons GGGCAGCCGCCTCACCGAT ATCTCCATCTGTCGGAGTTTGCCCAGCATCGAAGTGATCACCCTCAG TGTCAATAGCATCTCCAGCCTGGAGCCCGTGAGCCACTGCCCGAACCTGAGCGAGCTCTACCTGCGGAAAAACAGCATCCCCAGCCTGGATGAGCTCTTCTACCTGAAGGAGCTGCCCCGCCTCCGAGTGCTGTGGATGGCCGAAAACCCCTGCTGTGGCTCCGACCCGCGGCAGTACCGCATGACCGTGCTCCGCAACCTGCCCGGCCTGCAGAAGCTGGACAACCAAA CTGTCACCGAAGAAGAGCTGTCACAAGCCTTGATGGAGGGCAAGGAGATCACGACCGCTCCGGCCAGGCAGGCCTCCGAAAATGGCCACGCCGAGCTCTCCTGTGAGCTGAGCACTGTTGACTCGTCCGCAGACACGGAGAGCGATGCCCTCAGCGAGAGTATGGAGGAGACCAA CAAAATCCGGGAGCAGCTCGGCATGAAGCCCCTCCCCAGGGACcggtttccttccttctccccaagagCATCATCAGTCGGTAGTCGTAAGAAGAGGGTCAGTGGGCCTGGGAGCACCTCCCCATGCAGCCAGTACGAGGACAGTCCTGGGGGAGCCCCGGGGCTCCCCACTTACCCAGAGGCTGGACTTCCGTCGGCACCCCCTGAA AACAACCTCCTGAATGCCGTCCTGCTGCTTCTGAAGGAGCTGGACGCCAAGGAGCTGGAGGTCGTCCAGCAGACCATCACCCGCCGGCTCCAGGCCCTGCAGAAACCCGAGCTGCCCCAGGATCGCTAG
- the LOC100930978 gene encoding gamma-crystallin B: MDNVEQDGDPGLAECAEMWPELTVRANDRLLGFCFHPPLMHGPETFQGHLGRSSQITFYEDRHFQGRCYECSGDCADLQAYFSRCNSVRVDSGSWVLYEQPSYKGCQYFLKRGEYSDYRQWMGTSDSIRSCRLVPRHEGSFRMRIYERENCAGQMMEFTEDCPSVHDHFHQRDVLSCNVLDGYWVLYEQPNYQGRQYFLRPGEYRRHSEWGAGTAVLGSFRRATDTS; encoded by the exons ATGGATAATGTGGAGCAGGATGGGGATCCAGGGTTGGCAGAATGTGCCGAGATGTGGCCTGAGCTCACTGTGAGGGCCAATGACAGGTTGCTGGGCTTCTGCTTTCATCCACCTCTGATGCATGGACCAGAGACCTTCCAGGGCCACTTGGGCAGGAG TTCCCAGATCACCTTTTATGAGGATCGCCATTTTCAAGGCCGCTGCTACGAATGCAGCGGCGACTGTGCTGACCTGCAGGCCTACTTCAGCCGCTGTAACTCCGTGCGGGTGGACAGCGGCTCCTGGGTCCTGTATGAGCAGCCCAGCTATAAAGGCTGCCAGTACTTCTTGAAGCGTGGCGAGTACTCGGACTACCGCCAATGGATGGGCACAAGTGATTCCATCCGCTCCTGCCGCCTGGTACCCAGG CACGAAGGCTCTTTCCGTATGAGGATTTATGAGAGGGAGAACTGTGCAGGCCAGATGATGGAGTTCACCGAGGACTGCCCCTCTGTCCACGACCACTTCCACCAGAGGGACGTCCTGTCTTGTAACGTCCTGGATGGTTACTGGGTCCTTTACGAGCAGCCCAACTACCAGGGCCGGCAGTACTTCCTGCGGCCTGGCGAGTACCGGCGGCACAGTGAATGGGGGGCTGGCACTGCGGTCCTGGGCTCCTTCCGGCGGGCCACAGACACCAGTTAG